The Tepidibacter aestuarii genome contains a region encoding:
- a CDS encoding flagellin N-terminal helical domain-containing protein: MRINHNISAMNAHRLLNVNNSFASKSLEKLSSGKRINRAGDDAAGMAITEKMRAQINGLKTASRNSLDGVSLVQTAEGAMGEVHSMLQRMRELSVQAANGTAADSDRQAIQDEINQLTSEVNRIANGTEYNTRNILKGNEGPNSNTSEHRMSTGKPAQYTGNVDLKAVGSFDLKSEQLSIWVDGEEKVVNLTQTNGSSTVDDFMSLVNDALGDSAKAVLDKNGHIEITTSSIGGLSNIEIKGSNTVVNMFNSAFDPTQATGEATIDSVDLTIYAGTENQGKSDISIKFTEGGSEAVSWNGNVLTVTLDTSKNNYVAADIEGLIQGATTGAPTGLDMSKFTVIGAGTMDITQAGIDLAAAPIESKIIENPATGTAENATNTATGSFYFDGVPEIGSTIKIGDETIEFFDSSVSPYVGSNRPIDINGKTTAEAIVDEIVNKFATGIDGVTLSEDSKFDSGSGTSTNARLIVEFNKPGFDGNLVYLEGTPEDFTTNLQVGANTGQEFRLQIGDIRAKNLKISADNPTRNPGVKGASYVKTGATVTDGISSSMTEYALDVTTEEKASAAIKVFDNAIVQIASERSKLGATQNRLEHTIANLDNTSENLTAAMSRIEDTDMALEMANYQKLNVLQQAGVSMLAQANQQPQSILKLLG; the protein is encoded by the coding sequence ATGAGAATCAATCACAATATATCGGCAATGAATGCACATAGATTACTTAATGTTAATAATAGCTTCGCATCAAAGTCACTTGAAAAATTATCTTCAGGTAAGAGAATAAACAGAGCTGGAGATGACGCAGCTGGAATGGCAATCACAGAGAAGATGAGAGCTCAAATAAATGGACTTAAGACGGCTTCAAGAAACTCTCTTGATGGTGTATCGTTAGTTCAAACTGCAGAAGGGGCTATGGGAGAAGTTCATTCTATGTTACAAAGAATGAGAGAACTTTCAGTTCAAGCAGCTAATGGAACGGCAGCAGATTCTGATAGACAAGCTATACAAGATGAAATAAATCAATTAACTTCAGAGGTAAATAGAATTGCAAATGGAACAGAATATAATACAAGAAATATATTAAAGGGAAATGAAGGTCCGAATAGTAATACTTCAGAACATAGAATGTCTACAGGAAAACCTGCTCAATATACAGGTAATGTAGATCTAAAAGCAGTAGGAAGTTTTGATTTAAAAAGTGAACAATTATCTATATGGGTAGATGGAGAAGAAAAGGTAGTTAACTTAACACAAACAAATGGCTCTAGCACAGTAGACGATTTTATGAGCCTAGTAAATGACGCTTTAGGAGATTCAGCAAAAGCGGTTTTAGATAAAAATGGACATATAGAGATAACAACTTCTTCTATTGGAGGATTAAGTAATATAGAAATAAAAGGAAGTAATACTGTAGTTAATATGTTTAATTCAGCTTTTGATCCGACGCAAGCAACTGGAGAAGCTACAATAGATAGCGTTGATTTGACAATCTATGCTGGTACTGAAAATCAAGGTAAGAGTGATATTAGTATTAAATTTACAGAAGGAGGTTCAGAAGCAGTCTCTTGGAATGGAAATGTTCTAACTGTAACCCTGGATACTAGTAAAAACAACTATGTAGCAGCAGATATAGAAGGGTTAATTCAAGGCGCGACAACAGGAGCACCAACAGGATTAGATATGAGTAAATTTACTGTAATAGGAGCAGGTACAATGGATATTACACAAGCAGGTATTGACTTAGCAGCTGCACCTATAGAATCTAAAATAATAGAAAATCCTGCTACTGGAACAGCTGAAAATGCAACAAATACAGCAACAGGAAGTTTTTACTTTGATGGAGTTCCTGAAATTGGTTCAACTATAAAAATAGGAGATGAAACAATAGAGTTCTTTGACAGTAGTGTATCTCCATACGTAGGTTCAAATAGACCTATTGATATAAATGGAAAAACTACTGCTGAGGCTATTGTAGATGAAATAGTTAACAAGTTTGCAACAGGAATAGATGGAGTAACTTTAAGTGAGGATTCTAAATTTGACTCAGGATCAGGAACATCTACTAATGCAAGATTAATTGTTGAATTTAATAAACCAGGGTTTGATGGAAATTTAGTTTATCTTGAAGGAACTCCTGAAGATTTCACAACTAATCTTCAAGTAGGAGCAAATACAGGACAAGAATTTAGACTTCAGATAGGAGATATAAGAGCTAAAAATCTAAAAATAAGTGCAGATAATCCAACAAGAAACCCAGGGGTTAAGGGCGCTTCTTATGTAAAGACAGGAGCAACTGTTACTGATGGGATTTCTTCAAGTATGACAGAATATGCGCTAGATGTAACAACTGAAGAAAAAGCTTCTGCGGCTATTAAAGTATTTGATAATGCTATAGTTCAAATAGCATCTGAAAGATCAAAACTTGGTGCTACTCAAAATAGACTTGAGCACACTATTGCAAATCTTGATAATACATCAGAAAACTTAACGGCTGCTATGTCGCGTATAGAAGACACTGATATGGCGCTTGAAATGGCTAATTATCAAAAATTAAATGTACTTCAACAAGCAGGGGTATCAATGCTTGCTCAAGCTAATCAACAGCCACAATCAATTCTTAAATTACTTGGTTAA
- a CDS encoding flagellar export chaperone FliS produces MIEKEYLASRVAAANEAQLVAIMYEGLIDTFNECITYINKKENLDTLMDKSRDILAELIATLNGDSEIANNYKSIYLYVNNIITEGFIMKDESKFEEAIKVITPLYEGWNELGEKMYMDNIQENKGPKLVAGMTYGKGYVNESIMNNQDRWEKG; encoded by the coding sequence ATGATAGAAAAAGAATATTTAGCTTCAAGGGTTGCAGCAGCTAATGAAGCACAGCTTGTAGCTATTATGTATGAAGGTCTAATAGATACATTTAATGAATGTATAACATATATAAATAAAAAAGAAAATTTAGATACCTTAATGGATAAGTCTAGAGATATATTAGCGGAACTTATAGCTACATTAAATGGAGATTCTGAAATAGCGAATAACTATAAGAGTATATATTTATATGTTAATAATATTATAACTGAAGGTTTTATTATGAAGGATGAATCTAAATTTGAAGAAGCTATAAAGGTTATTACACCTTTATATGAAGGATGGAATGAACTTGGAGAAAAAATGTATATGGATAATATACAGGAAAACAAAGGTCCTAAACTTGTTGCTGGAATGACATATGGCAAAGGATATGTTAATGAAAGTATAATGAATAATCAGGATCGATGGGAAAAAGGATAA